Proteins from one Nakamurella multipartita DSM 44233 genomic window:
- the cas3 gene encoding CRISPR-associated helicase Cas3' gives MGRAVGRVGSGGGVATWDSGSLSAAVRSCWGKSGPDGDGPMPLWRHLSDTAEVAGLLWDRWMAPSVRRIIADGRPDDVARTVLVWLAGSHDLGKASPAFAAQVRPLTEPMRDAGLPFSPLVEHPPRTPHAQQSHRILRQWLESNGFDRDTADSWAIVPGGHHGVAPGRDDITHAGVAAQAGTGPWRGVQQELTDWVARNSGITAHLDSLRTAALAPTAQVVITAVVIVADWIASDTARFPCFDTRSTAERVRSGWRDVGLLPAWSADAGAVETLFGRRFGREARPAQEEAIRAAQAITGPGLMIIEAPMGEGKTEAALAAGEVLAERFGCGGLIFALPTMATSDAMVDRFTGWLRGAAQSAQPFFLAHSKAPLNPTFAAMRTLSPTTGDGGVDGCGAGVAVALEWLTGRKKGMLANFVIGTIDQVLYAALRGRHVALRHLALAGKVVVIDEVHAADVYMAVFLRDVLRWLGAYGVPVILLSATLPAARRQELLNAYSTGARPATPASPTARASRRRRPRALTSAGPPPPSCDEATASGEGLAGAGPLPYPLITIAGAGSMVQVAPAAAGLARTVRVEFASDDESELVDLVRAASQGGGVVGIIRNTVGRAQRSAAVLRAELGEEVVTLTHSRYLATDRMRRDRDLLAELGAPGQARRMPGPRIVVGTQVLEQSLDIDFDLLVTDLAPADLILQRMGRLHRHRRHAHERGLMTKPRCVVVGANWDADPVEPDRGSVAVYGLAALLRAAVVLRSDGSPGRDIELPADIPRLVDQAYAAEVEVPEAWCATFDDAEQKAQQESAGRTTGAEMFSIGKVPVLDLFGWSHANAGDAEGHDGRAKVRDGEDGLEVLVVQQRGDGWFVLPWLSDCGGAELPRDAAPEPRLARAVAQCSLRLPRQLSVWRIDQVIGELERQGRASWQQSPWVRGELVLPLSEDLTAELAGFRLRYSRRDGLVVEEAE, from the coding sequence GTGGGGCGCGCAGTGGGGCGTGTGGGTTCTGGGGGCGGAGTGGCCACATGGGATTCTGGATCGCTGTCGGCCGCGGTGCGGTCGTGTTGGGGAAAGTCAGGTCCGGACGGCGATGGACCGATGCCGCTGTGGCGGCACCTGAGCGACACCGCTGAAGTCGCCGGCCTGCTGTGGGACCGATGGATGGCACCGTCCGTCCGTCGGATCATCGCCGATGGAAGACCGGACGACGTCGCGCGGACCGTGCTCGTCTGGCTGGCCGGCTCGCACGATCTGGGCAAGGCCAGCCCGGCATTCGCTGCCCAAGTTCGTCCACTCACGGAGCCGATGCGCGACGCGGGTCTTCCGTTCAGCCCGTTGGTGGAGCATCCGCCAAGGACGCCGCATGCTCAGCAGTCCCACCGGATTCTGCGACAGTGGTTGGAGAGCAATGGGTTCGATCGGGACACGGCTGACTCATGGGCCATTGTGCCCGGTGGTCATCATGGCGTCGCGCCGGGCCGGGACGACATCACGCACGCGGGTGTGGCGGCCCAGGCCGGCACCGGGCCATGGCGCGGCGTCCAGCAGGAGCTGACTGACTGGGTAGCCCGGAACTCCGGCATCACCGCGCATCTGGATTCGCTCCGCACCGCAGCGCTCGCGCCGACGGCACAGGTGGTGATCACGGCGGTGGTGATCGTTGCCGACTGGATCGCCAGCGACACCGCTCGGTTCCCCTGTTTCGATACCAGGTCGACGGCAGAGCGAGTTCGGAGCGGTTGGCGCGACGTCGGCCTTCTCCCCGCCTGGTCGGCCGATGCGGGAGCGGTGGAGACGCTGTTCGGACGTCGCTTCGGCCGGGAGGCGAGACCGGCGCAAGAAGAGGCCATCCGCGCCGCCCAGGCGATCACGGGTCCTGGTCTGATGATCATCGAGGCGCCGATGGGGGAGGGCAAGACGGAGGCGGCGCTGGCCGCCGGTGAGGTGCTCGCTGAACGGTTCGGCTGCGGCGGACTGATCTTTGCGCTGCCGACGATGGCCACTTCCGATGCGATGGTCGACCGGTTCACCGGGTGGCTTCGCGGTGCTGCGCAGTCGGCACAGCCCTTCTTCCTCGCCCACAGCAAGGCACCCCTGAACCCGACATTCGCCGCCATGCGCACGCTGTCGCCCACGACGGGGGATGGCGGGGTCGATGGATGCGGAGCCGGGGTGGCAGTTGCGCTTGAGTGGCTGACCGGACGCAAGAAGGGCATGCTGGCGAACTTCGTGATCGGGACGATCGACCAGGTCTTGTATGCAGCCTTGCGTGGCCGTCACGTGGCGTTGCGGCACCTGGCCCTGGCCGGGAAGGTCGTCGTCATCGACGAGGTCCACGCCGCCGATGTGTACATGGCAGTCTTCCTGCGGGATGTCCTGCGTTGGCTCGGTGCCTACGGTGTCCCGGTCATCCTGCTGAGCGCCACCCTGCCAGCGGCTCGCCGGCAGGAACTTCTGAACGCCTACAGCACCGGGGCCCGGCCGGCGACGCCAGCCTCCCCGACGGCTCGGGCTTCTCGACGCCGTCGGCCGCGGGCACTCACGTCGGCTGGCCCGCCACCCCCATCCTGCGACGAGGCGACAGCATCTGGTGAAGGCCTGGCGGGGGCGGGCCCTTTGCCGTACCCCCTGATCACGATCGCCGGGGCCGGCAGCATGGTTCAGGTGGCGCCGGCGGCAGCCGGGCTGGCCCGCACGGTGCGGGTCGAATTCGCCTCCGACGACGAGTCCGAGCTGGTCGACCTCGTCCGCGCAGCTTCCCAGGGCGGCGGAGTTGTCGGGATCATCCGGAACACCGTCGGGCGTGCCCAGCGCTCGGCCGCGGTCCTTCGGGCGGAATTGGGTGAGGAGGTGGTGACGTTAACGCACTCGCGTTACCTGGCCACGGATCGGATGCGCAGGGACCGTGACCTGCTTGCCGAGCTGGGGGCTCCCGGCCAGGCCCGCCGGATGCCCGGCCCTCGTATCGTGGTCGGCACCCAGGTACTCGAGCAATCCCTCGATATCGACTTCGATCTGTTGGTCACCGATCTGGCCCCGGCTGACCTGATCCTGCAGCGAATGGGTCGCTTGCACCGCCATCGACGCCACGCTCACGAGCGAGGATTAATGACCAAGCCCCGGTGCGTCGTGGTCGGGGCGAATTGGGATGCCGACCCCGTCGAACCTGATCGTGGATCGGTGGCAGTTTATGGATTGGCAGCCCTGTTGCGGGCTGCGGTCGTCCTCAGATCGGACGGATCGCCAGGCAGGGATATTGAGCTTCCAGCGGATATCCCGCGGCTGGTCGATCAGGCCTACGCCGCGGAGGTCGAGGTACCCGAAGCGTGGTGCGCGACCTTCGATGACGCCGAACAGAAGGCTCAGCAGGAGAGCGCCGGTCGCACCACTGGGGCCGAGATGTTCAGCATCGGGAAGGTCCCGGTGCTGGACCTGTTCGGCTGGTCGCATGCCAATGCCGGTGACGCGGAGGGACACGATGGTCGGGCGAAGGTGCGGGACGGCGAGGACGGGTTGGAGGTGCTTGTCGTCCAACAGCGGGGTGACGGCTGGTTCGTGCTTCCCTGGTTGAGCGATTGCGGCGGTGCGGAATTGCCCCGGGACGCAGCCCCGGAACCGCGGCTGGCTCGGGCCGTGGCTCAATGCTCGTTGCGGCTACCCCGACAGCTGTCGGTCTGGCGAATTGACCAGGTCATCGGCGAACTTGAACGCCAAGGTCGGGCGTCCTGGCAGCAATCTCCCTGGGTGCGCGGAGAGTTGGTCCTGCCGCTGAGTGAGGACCTGACCGCGGAGCTTGCTGGATTCCGGCTGCGCTACTCACGTCGGGACGGGCTCGTCGTCGAGGAGGCAGAATGA
- a CDS encoding ABC transporter ATP-binding protein, with the protein MPLLEIKDMAVAYGRIEALHGISISVEKGELVTLIGANGAGKTTTMRAISGVRPLSRGSIIFDGQDITKMKAYKRVIAGIVQSPEGRGVFPGMTVQENLDMGHYGRKFESKAAYQETLDKVFELFPRLAERRSQVGGTMSGGEQQMVAIGRALMARPRVLLLDEPSMGLAPMVIQQIFRIISEINATGVTILLVEQNAQQALSRSSRAYILETGEVVKTGPGKELLADPAIKEAYLGVA; encoded by the coding sequence ATGCCACTGCTTGAGATCAAGGACATGGCCGTTGCCTACGGCCGGATCGAGGCGCTGCACGGGATCTCCATCTCGGTGGAGAAGGGCGAGCTGGTCACCCTGATCGGCGCCAACGGCGCCGGCAAGACCACCACCATGCGGGCCATTTCCGGGGTCCGGCCGCTGTCCCGAGGGTCGATCATCTTCGACGGCCAGGACATCACCAAGATGAAGGCCTACAAGCGGGTGATCGCCGGCATCGTGCAGTCGCCCGAGGGTCGCGGTGTATTCCCCGGGATGACCGTCCAGGAGAACCTGGACATGGGCCATTACGGGCGCAAGTTCGAGTCCAAGGCGGCCTACCAGGAGACCCTGGACAAGGTCTTCGAACTGTTCCCGAGACTGGCCGAACGGCGCTCCCAGGTCGGCGGCACCATGTCCGGCGGCGAGCAGCAGATGGTGGCGATCGGCCGCGCGCTGATGGCCCGCCCCCGGGTGCTGCTGCTCGACGAGCCGTCCATGGGTCTGGCGCCCATGGTCATCCAGCAGATCTTCCGCATCATCTCGGAGATCAACGCCACCGGCGTGACCATCCTGCTGGTCGAGCAGAACGCCCAGCAGGCGCTGTCCCGGTCCAGCCGGGCCTACATCCTGGAAACCGGTGAGGTCGTCAAGACCGGTCCGGGCAAGGAGTTGCTGGCCGACCCGGCGATCAAGGAGGCCTACCTCGGCGTGGCCTGA